In the Sphingomonas sp. LM7 genome, one interval contains:
- a CDS encoding DUF3426 domain-containing protein, whose translation MILECSQCRTRYLVPDSAIGAEGRTVRCASCKHSWYQAPAILDRTARAAPVESRAAPVAASAPVAVAERPRPQAQLQPQGFTARVGPAGARAAVAEAPAPLAARPAPVEPPQPRVYEDPIAEAGPEYDPFAPPPSRQARPRRNPAKRWTAAAVIAGVSMLLGAGAILYSGAPGFAAQFGLGLGGEAETPLRFTDKSVELRTMPNGSEAFVVSGKVVNPTSEQQRVPDIRVELRDGADQLVYSWRITPENRALGARAALDFTGAKLDVPPNAKVVELSFASEIGR comes from the coding sequence ATGATCCTCGAATGCAGCCAGTGCCGGACACGGTATCTCGTTCCCGATAGCGCGATCGGAGCCGAAGGCCGCACGGTGCGCTGCGCGAGCTGCAAGCACAGCTGGTATCAGGCGCCCGCCATCCTCGATCGCACGGCGCGGGCCGCGCCGGTGGAGAGCCGTGCGGCGCCTGTCGCCGCTTCGGCTCCCGTCGCGGTTGCCGAGCGCCCGCGACCACAGGCCCAGCTCCAGCCTCAGGGCTTCACCGCCAGGGTCGGCCCTGCCGGCGCGCGTGCCGCCGTGGCGGAAGCGCCCGCGCCGCTCGCCGCTCGCCCCGCGCCGGTGGAGCCGCCGCAGCCGCGGGTCTATGAAGACCCGATCGCCGAAGCCGGCCCGGAATATGATCCCTTCGCGCCGCCGCCGTCGCGTCAGGCGCGGCCGCGCCGCAATCCGGCGAAGCGCTGGACTGCCGCTGCGGTGATCGCCGGGGTGTCGATGCTGCTCGGCGCCGGCGCGATCCTCTATTCGGGGGCGCCAGGTTTCGCCGCGCAATTCGGCCTCGGCCTCGGCGGCGAAGCCGAGACCCCGCTGCGCTTCACCGACAAGAGCGTCGAGCTGCGCACGATGCCCAACGGCAGCGAAGCGTTCGTCGTTTCGGGCAAGGTGGTGAACCCCACGAGCGAGCAGCAGCGGGTGCCCGACATCCGCGTCGAGCTGCGCGACGGTGCCGACCAGCTGGTCTATAGCTGGCGGATCACCCCGGAGAACCGGGCGCTGGGGGCCAGGGCGGCGCTCGACTTCACCGGCGCCAAGCTGGACGTGCCGCCTAACGCCAAGGTCGTCGAACTCAGCTTCGCGAGCGAAATCGGTCGCTGA
- the ftsE gene encoding cell division ATP-binding protein FtsE, translating into MANIVQFENVGLRYGTGSETLSDVSFTLKSGSFYFLTGPSGAGKTSLLKLLYLAQRPSRGVIRLFGEDAGALPRQRLPGFRRRIGVVFQDFRLVPHLSAYDNIALPLRVAGVQEVDVEAPVREMLAWVGLTDRGRAKPPTLSGGEQQRIAIARAVIARPELLVADEPTGNVDPEMAERLLYLFESLNRLGTTVVVATHDFHLLHRIPNAQMMRIENGKLSDPTGVLRNPPGEA; encoded by the coding sequence ATGGCCAATATCGTCCAGTTCGAGAATGTCGGCTTGCGCTATGGCACGGGATCCGAAACGCTCTCCGACGTCAGCTTCACGCTCAAGAGCGGGTCCTTCTATTTCCTGACCGGCCCGTCCGGCGCGGGCAAGACGTCGCTGCTCAAATTGCTCTACCTCGCCCAGCGCCCGTCGCGCGGGGTAATCCGGCTGTTCGGCGAGGATGCCGGCGCCTTGCCGCGCCAGCGTCTGCCCGGCTTTCGCCGCCGCATCGGCGTTGTGTTCCAGGATTTCCGGCTGGTCCCGCACCTGTCGGCCTATGACAATATCGCCCTGCCGCTGCGCGTCGCTGGCGTGCAGGAAGTCGATGTCGAGGCGCCGGTGCGCGAAATGCTCGCCTGGGTCGGGCTCACCGATCGCGGCCGCGCCAAGCCGCCGACCTTGTCGGGCGGCGAGCAGCAGCGCATCGCCATCGCCCGCGCGGTGATCGCCCGCCCCGAACTGCTCGTCGCCGACGAGCCGACCGGCAACGTCGATCCCGAAATGGCCGAGCGCCTGCTTTACCTGTTCGAATCGCTCAATCGGCTCGGCACCACCGTGGTGGTCGCGACGCACGATTTCCATCTGCTCCACCGCATCCCCAACGCGCAGATGATGCGGATCGAGAACGGAAAGCTGAGCGATCCCACCGGCGTGCTGCGCAACCCGCCGGGCGAAGCATGA